A region of Petrotoga miotherma DSM 10691 DNA encodes the following proteins:
- a CDS encoding tetratricopeptide repeat protein, protein MSDKKWFNKGVELTKLGRYEDALKAFEKAIEKNPQDDKAWYAKGVALAKLGKHEEAIEACEEAIEINSQFAKALFNKGVELGELGRHEEALKAYERAIEINPQYAEAWVNKGVALSKLGRHDEAIEAYEKAIKINPQSEKAWFNKGFELGELGKHEDALKAYEEAIEINPQFDIAWLNKGNELSKLERHEEALKACEKATEINPQLAEAWYAKGIELAKLGRHEEAIEAYEKAIEINPQYAEAWFSKGFELGELGKHEEAIEAYQKAIEINPQYAEAWGNKGVELSELGKHEEALKVYEKAIEVNPQFDKAWFNKGVVLGKLGRHEEALRAYEKAIEMNRQYAKAWYAKGVALAKVGKHEETKEAYEKAIEIDPKNALAYTNLGELFFKFGNLKEASEKIEKALNINGRLVSAWSLQGRIKIEQKAYDAASEAFKKAMYLDIGNPIHFLWDIYAYYLKAEFTLDSKDKKYQEEISRIIRNLEKMNETLSKNQKQEKEMRAYVLYFLGHFYLKSNDIFTAKEKLEECIKLKSKSSIEAPARKLLGNIWNYRIKPLWWRWWLNSPLYCWPKRIGFSILLLLIFALLLLHPFIPGWFPSLQINWSLYVSLIVFLIIILVSPSIEHIRTRNMEVELHSPPPYEPVLSPTVMEEKMKEIEAKYLESEKLK, encoded by the coding sequence ATGAGTGATAAGAAATGGTTCAACAAAGGTGTTGAACTTACCAAGCTTGGCAGATATGAGGATGCACTAAAGGCTTTTGAAAAAGCTATTGAGAAAAATCCACAAGATGACAAAGCCTGGTACGCCAAAGGTGTTGCACTTGCTAAGCTTGGGAAACATGAAGAAGCGATAGAGGCTTGCGAGGAAGCTATTGAGATAAATTCACAGTTTGCCAAAGCCTTATTCAACAAAGGTGTTGAACTTGGTGAACTTGGGAGACATGAAGAGGCGTTAAAGGCTTACGAGAGAGCCATCGAGATTAATCCACAGTATGCCGAAGCTTGGGTTAACAAGGGTGTTGCGCTTAGTAAGCTTGGTAGACATGATGAGGCGATAGAAGCTTATGAGAAAGCCATCAAGATTAATCCACAGTCCGAGAAAGCCTGGTTCAACAAAGGTTTTGAACTTGGTGAGCTTGGGAAACATGAAGATGCGCTAAAGGCTTATGAGGAAGCCATCGAGATTAATCCACAGTTTGACATAGCCTGGCTCAACAAAGGGAATGAACTTAGCAAGCTTGAGAGACATGAAGAGGCACTAAAGGCTTGTGAGAAAGCTACCGAAATAAATCCACAGCTTGCTGAAGCCTGGTACGCCAAAGGTATTGAACTTGCTAAGCTTGGTAGACATGAAGAGGCGATAGAGGCTTATGAGAAAGCCATCGAGATTAATCCACAGTATGCCGAAGCCTGGTTCAGCAAAGGTTTTGAACTTGGTGAGCTTGGGAAACATGAAGAAGCGATAGAAGCTTACCAGAAAGCCATCGAGATTAATCCGCAGTATGCCGAAGCCTGGGGCAACAAAGGTGTTGAACTTAGTGAGCTTGGGAAACATGAAGAAGCACTAAAGGTTTACGAGAAAGCCATTGAGGTAAATCCACAGTTTGACAAAGCCTGGTTCAACAAAGGTGTTGTACTTGGCAAGCTAGGGAGACATGAAGAAGCGCTAAGGGCTTACGAAAAAGCCATCGAGATGAATCGACAGTATGCCAAAGCCTGGTATGCCAAAGGTGTTGCTCTTGCTAAGGTTGGGAAGCATGAAGAGACGAAAGAGGCTTACGAGAAAGCAATTGAGATAGATCCAAAAAATGCCTTGGCATATACCAACTTAGGAGAACTATTCTTTAAATTTGGAAATCTTAAAGAGGCTTCTGAAAAGATTGAAAAGGCGCTCAATATAAATGGGAGACTTGTTTCTGCATGGAGTTTACAAGGCAGAATCAAAATTGAACAAAAAGCCTATGATGCTGCAAGTGAAGCCTTTAAAAAGGCAATGTATTTGGATATAGGTAATCCAATACATTTCCTCTGGGATATATATGCTTACTATCTTAAGGCAGAATTCACTTTGGATTCAAAAGATAAAAAATATCAAGAAGAAATCTCCAGAATTATAAGAAACCTGGAAAAAATGAATGAAACATTGTCGAAAAACCAAAAACAGGAAAAAGAGATGAGGGCGTATGTCCTGTATTTTTTAGGGCACTTCTACCTTAAAAGCAATGACATTTTTACAGCAAAAGAAAAACTTGAAGAATGTATCAAATTAAAATCAAAATCCTCAATAGAGGCACCAGCTCGTAAATTGCTTGGTAATATCTGGAACTATCGAATTAAGCCACTCTGGTGGCGATGGTGGTTAAATTCCCCTTTATATTGCTGGCCTAAAAGGATCGGATTTTCCATTCTTTTACTGCTTATTTTTGCATTGTTGCTGCTTCATCCATTTATTCCTGGCTGGTTTCCTTCTCTTCAAATAAACTGGTCTCTTTATGTATCTCTTATTGTATTTTTAATTATTATCCTTGTTTCACCAAGCATAGAACACATTCGAACAAGAAACATGGAAGTAGAACTGCATTCCCCACCCCCCTATGAGCCTGTTCTATCTCCTACGGTAATGGAGGAAAAAATGAAGGAAATAGAAGCAAAATACCTGGAATCAGAAAAACTAAAGTGA
- a CDS encoding ATP-binding protein encodes MFIGREPELTALNKLYQEDKFQFVVVYGRRRVGKTTLLLKFCKEKPFIFFVADESVDSLSLEKFSKEVFSFFNLTGLTEFNSWEEAFLFIANRAREERLIIVIDEFQYLVNANRSIPSILQKLIDHTLKDTKLFLIICGSYVNFMENEVLGYKSPLYGRRTAQFEITPFGFFDSRKFFPKYSWEEQVNTYGVLGGTPQYFVTFDEKVDVYENIKQKILFKSSYLNEEPIFLLRQELREPLIYNSILEALAEGNGKLNEISSRISFDNSKVAKYLETLIDLKIVERIKPEPIGRKSRGSIFKIKDNFFKFWYRFVFKNKALIEQGLADFVIKNKIKPFMNEYIGPIFEDISVEILKKMNVEGKLPFIFENIGKWWGNNPIKKIEEEIDIVAYDKKNILLGECKWQNTLLDMLVVKKLMDKGALFHFENKFYILFSKNGFTKETLNFAKASSNIILISFKDFVSSKNEELI; translated from the coding sequence ATGTTCATTGGTAGAGAACCAGAGTTAACCGCTTTAAACAAATTGTACCAAGAAGACAAATTCCAATTTGTTGTTGTATATGGAAGAAGACGGGTTGGGAAAACCACCTTGCTTTTGAAGTTCTGCAAAGAAAAGCCTTTTATATTTTTTGTTGCCGACGAATCAGTAGATAGTCTTTCATTAGAGAAATTTTCTAAAGAGGTTTTTTCATTTTTCAATCTAACGGGCTTAACTGAGTTTAATTCTTGGGAAGAAGCTTTTCTTTTTATTGCAAATAGAGCAAGAGAAGAAAGATTAATAATAGTAATTGATGAGTTCCAATATTTAGTGAATGCGAATCGTAGTATCCCATCGATTTTACAGAAATTGATAGATCATACTTTGAAAGACACCAAATTATTTTTGATAATCTGTGGTTCATATGTCAATTTTATGGAAAATGAAGTTTTGGGTTATAAAAGTCCGTTGTATGGGAGAAGAACCGCGCAATTTGAGATTACCCCTTTTGGTTTTTTTGACAGTCGAAAGTTCTTCCCAAAATATTCTTGGGAGGAACAAGTCAACACATATGGAGTTTTAGGGGGCACACCACAATACTTTGTCACCTTTGATGAAAAAGTGGACGTTTATGAAAATATAAAACAAAAAATATTATTTAAATCATCGTATCTTAACGAAGAACCTATATTCTTGCTAAGACAAGAATTAAGGGAGCCTTTGATTTACAATTCTATTTTAGAAGCTTTAGCAGAAGGAAACGGAAAATTGAATGAAATTTCCTCAAGAATCAGTTTCGATAATTCCAAAGTAGCTAAGTATTTGGAAACCTTGATTGATCTAAAGATCGTTGAAAGAATAAAACCTGAACCAATAGGCAGAAAAAGTAGGGGTAGTATTTTCAAGATTAAGGATAATTTCTTTAAATTTTGGTATAGGTTTGTTTTTAAAAACAAAGCATTAATCGAACAGGGATTGGCGGATTTCGTTATAAAAAATAAAATAAAGCCATTTATGAATGAGTATATAGGCCCCATTTTTGAAGACATTTCAGTTGAAATCCTGAAGAAAATGAATGTCGAGGGTAAATTGCCGTTCATCTTTGAAAATATTGGCAAATGGTGGGGCAATAACCCAATTAAAAAAATAGAAGAAGAAATCGATATAGTAGCCTACGATAAGAAAAACATTCTTCTTGGTGAATGCAAATGGCAAAATACATTGCTAGACATGTTGGTAGTTAAAAAACTTATGGATAAAGGGGCTTTATTTCATTTTGAGAATAAATTTTATATACTTTTCTCGAAAAACGGTTTTACGAAAGAGACCTTGAATTTTGCTAAAGCCAGCAGTAATATTATTTTAATAAGTTTTAAAGATTTTGTGTCTTCTAAAAATGAAGAATTAATTTGA
- a CDS encoding lipopolysaccharide biosynthesis protein, which produces MPKEREFIKSFFQFSMGQWIAALISFITTPITTWLIIPEEFGKASMFTLAFNLLLNIALLGADQSFVRMFYERSEDKRRDLLWDSLLPSLSIGFVVFVVIGIFWRELSFVLFGDYTHFLPIFLLGVTILVGILERFSTLAVRMKKRGIAFSTLRVINGVTNAVFTILYALFVSRSFYAVIVGLFFSHIVTALLAIFFERELWFGKFKVDFNSIKGIVRYGLPFVPTFLIMWLFQSIDRLALRNYSDFTEIGLYSAAFKVVAVMNLIQTGFTMFWTPVSYESYEKEPESKGIFEKTSVIIAAAMFVFGLLIVVFKDVIFLLLESSYRQAAGISSFLILMPIMYTVSETTVVGINFMKKTYWHMLIATVAAGVNVFGNLMLVPVYGAKGAAFSTGVSYIVFFCMRTFISKRLFPVNYHLGKFFISTFVFVIVAFINTFVPNLVFQVVSAVLGLVVVMFVYRDQVKYVFDLGVGLMKEVKERVVSR; this is translated from the coding sequence ATGCCTAAAGAGAGAGAATTTATTAAATCTTTTTTTCAGTTTTCAATGGGTCAATGGATAGCTGCTTTGATTTCTTTCATCACTACTCCTATTACCACTTGGCTTATAATCCCAGAAGAGTTTGGTAAGGCATCGATGTTCACCTTAGCTTTCAATTTGCTTCTCAATATCGCACTTCTTGGAGCGGATCAGAGTTTTGTTCGGATGTTTTATGAAAGGTCTGAGGATAAGAGAAGGGATTTACTTTGGGATTCTTTGTTGCCTAGTTTGAGTATAGGCTTTGTGGTTTTTGTTGTAATTGGTATTTTTTGGAGAGAGCTTTCTTTTGTTCTTTTTGGGGATTATACTCATTTTCTTCCGATTTTTCTGTTGGGGGTTACTATACTAGTTGGTATTTTAGAAAGATTTTCCACATTGGCTGTTCGGATGAAAAAAAGAGGTATCGCTTTTTCTACATTGAGGGTAATAAACGGAGTAACAAATGCGGTTTTTACGATTTTATACGCCCTTTTTGTTTCAAGAAGCTTTTATGCAGTTATAGTAGGTCTGTTTTTTTCTCATATAGTTACCGCTTTATTAGCGATCTTTTTTGAAAGAGAATTGTGGTTTGGTAAGTTCAAGGTCGATTTTAATTCGATAAAAGGGATTGTTAGATACGGTCTTCCTTTTGTTCCTACTTTTCTAATTATGTGGCTTTTTCAATCGATAGATAGGTTGGCGTTGAGGAATTATTCTGATTTTACAGAGATAGGTTTGTATTCTGCTGCTTTCAAAGTGGTTGCGGTGATGAATTTAATCCAAACGGGGTTTACTATGTTTTGGACTCCCGTTTCTTATGAAAGTTATGAAAAAGAGCCAGAGAGTAAAGGGATTTTTGAGAAGACTTCTGTCATCATCGCTGCAGCGATGTTTGTGTTTGGATTGCTGATAGTTGTGTTTAAAGATGTGATATTTTTGCTTTTAGAAAGCTCTTATAGGCAGGCGGCTGGGATTAGTTCTTTTTTGATTTTGATGCCTATTATGTATACCGTTTCGGAAACGACGGTTGTTGGTATCAATTTTATGAAAAAAACATATTGGCATATGTTGATAGCAACTGTGGCAGCAGGGGTTAACGTGTTTGGGAATTTGATGCTTGTTCCTGTGTATGGTGCAAAAGGTGCAGCATTTTCTACAGGGGTGTCGTATATAGTTTTCTTTTGTATGAGAACGTTTATATCTAAGAGACTGTTCCCTGTTAATTATCATTTGGGTAAATTTTTCATTAGTACGTTTGTTTTTGTGATCGTTGCTTTTATAAACACTTTTGTTCCTAATTTGGTTTTTCAGGTTGTGTCTGCTGTTTTGGGTTTGGTCGTTGTAATGTTTGTGTATAGAGACCAAGTGAAATATGTGTTCGATTTGGGAGTTGGTTTGATGAAGGAAGTGAAGGAGAGGGTAGTTAGTAGGTGA
- a CDS encoding YjzC family protein: MPIGARYKTGEKSPANAYYKWVEYTDGTKTPLPTNEEMKIHLETDETFPPINSCDKGAIWEMTSYE; encoded by the coding sequence ATGCCTATCGGAGCAAGATATAAAACAGGTGAAAAATCTCCTGCAAATGCTTATTACAAGTGGGTGGAATATACAGATGGAACAAAAACACCTCTACCTACTAATGAAGAAATGAAAATTCATTTAGAAACTGATGAAACATTTCCACCAATCAATTCTTGTGATAAAGGTGCAATTTGGGAAATGACCTCGTACGAATGA
- a CDS encoding Rpn family recombination-promoting nuclease/putative transposase, with protein MNELVHNPHDLFFKRIFSDIRIARDFLWNYLPQEAVEIVDLDYLIPENNSHVDENLRESLSDMLYKTKINGQDGYIYILMEHKSYIEGKVIFQLLRYITSIWEEKYDPKTKKVPIIIPIVIYHGREVWNVETNLSNMVQGIEDLPDELKTYLPTYRYEICDFSIKKKKRIIGLTTTKVALEAMRAGTAMTKEEFKERLARVFEYIKQLPEEEVHEWFEGCMIYLLNVREDVTIEEILKVQKEIMPGRGEIVMTIAEKLRNEGKLEGEREGKLEFAIRILSKRFGNQLTEEIKNKIRKADEKTIDYIGDNLLEITIEELKELLK; from the coding sequence ATGAATGAATTAGTGCACAATCCTCATGATCTATTCTTCAAACGAATTTTCAGTGACATAAGGATAGCTCGAGATTTCTTATGGAACTATCTCCCTCAAGAAGCTGTAGAAATAGTAGACCTAGATTATTTAATTCCTGAAAACAACAGTCATGTTGATGAAAACCTAAGAGAAAGCCTCTCGGATATGTTGTACAAAACAAAAATAAATGGACAAGATGGATACATATACATTCTTATGGAACACAAAAGCTACATTGAAGGTAAAGTAATCTTTCAACTGTTGAGATACATTACGAGCATATGGGAAGAAAAATACGATCCCAAAACAAAAAAGGTTCCGATAATAATACCAATAGTAATTTACCATGGGAGAGAAGTCTGGAACGTAGAAACGAACTTATCAAATATGGTACAAGGGATAGAAGATTTACCAGACGAACTAAAAACATACTTACCGACATACCGATATGAAATATGTGATTTCTCAATCAAAAAGAAAAAAAGGATAATAGGATTAACAACAACGAAAGTTGCATTAGAAGCAATGAGAGCAGGAACAGCCATGACCAAAGAAGAATTTAAAGAAAGGTTAGCAAGGGTATTTGAATACATAAAACAACTACCAGAAGAAGAGGTACATGAATGGTTTGAAGGATGCATGATCTACTTACTAAACGTAAGGGAAGATGTAACGATAGAGGAGATATTAAAAGTACAAAAAGAAATAATGCCTGGAAGGGGTGAAATAGTAATGACAATAGCTGAAAAGTTAAGAAACGAAGGAAAATTAGAAGGAGAAAGAGAAGGGAAACTTGAATTTGCAATTAGAATATTAAGCAAAAGGTTCGGTAACCAACTAACTGAAGAAATAAAAAACAAGATAAGAAAAGCAGATGAGAAGACGATAGATTACATAGGAGACAACTTGTTAGAAATAACCATAGAAGAACTAAAAGAGTTATTGAAATAA
- a CDS encoding tetratricopeptide repeat protein, which produces MSDKKWFNKGAKAGKVEKREKLLKTYEKAIEVISKYAVTLFIKGFELSELGRHKKALKIYKKIIKLFPQLNVAWFYKGFELSKLGRHKKALKAYEKAIEIDPQYAEAWSNKGVALSELGRHKDALKAHKKAIEIDPKNALAYTNLGELFFKLGNLKKASENVEKALKIESDLVPALNLQGRIKIEEKAYDAASESFKQAMSLDGANPVHFLWDTYTNYLKIGFNLDSEDKKYQEEIATIIRNLEKMNETLSKNQKQEKEMRAYVLYFLGHFYLKSNDILTAKEKLEECIKLKSKSSIKASARELLGNIWNYRIKPPWWRWWLNSPLYRWPKRFGFSILLLLISALLLLHPFIPGWFPLLQINWSLYAFLIVLLIIILFLPNIKRIQIKGIEVELQSPPPYEPVLSPTVMEEIMKEIEAKYTKLE; this is translated from the coding sequence ATGAGTGATAAGAAATGGTTCAACAAAGGTGCTAAAGCTGGCAAAGTTGAGAAACGTGAAAAGCTACTAAAGACTTACGAGAAAGCTATCGAGGTAATTTCAAAGTATGCCGTAACCTTGTTTATTAAAGGTTTTGAACTTAGCGAGCTTGGGAGACATAAAAAAGCACTAAAGATTTACAAAAAAATCATCAAGTTATTTCCCCAGCTTAACGTAGCCTGGTTCTACAAAGGTTTTGAACTTAGCAAGCTTGGGAGACACAAAAAAGCGCTAAAGGCTTACGAGAAAGCCATCGAGATAGATCCACAGTATGCCGAAGCCTGGTCCAACAAAGGTGTTGCACTTAGCGAACTCGGGAGACACAAAGATGCACTAAAGGCTCACAAGAAAGCCATCGAGATAGATCCAAAAAATGCCTTGGCATACACCAACTTAGGAGAACTATTTTTTAAACTTGGGAATCTTAAAAAAGCTTCTGAAAATGTTGAAAAGGCGCTCAAGATAGAGAGCGATCTTGTACCTGCATTGAATTTACAAGGCAGAATCAAAATTGAAGAAAAAGCCTATGATGCTGCAAGTGAATCCTTTAAACAGGCAATGTCTTTGGATGGAGCTAATCCAGTACATTTCCTCTGGGATACTTATACCAACTATCTTAAGATAGGATTCAATTTGGATTCAGAAGATAAAAAATATCAAGAAGAAATCGCCACAATCATAAGAAACCTGGAAAAAATGAATGAAACGTTATCGAAAAACCAAAAACAGGAAAAAGAGATGAGGGCATATGTCCTGTATTTTTTAGGGCACTTCTACCTTAAAAGTAATGATATCTTAACAGCAAAAGAAAAACTTGAAGAATGTATCAAATTAAAATCAAAATCCTCAATAAAGGCATCCGCTCGTGAATTGCTCGGCAATATTTGGAACTATCGGATTAAGCCACCCTGGTGGCGCTGGTGGTTAAATTCCCCTTTATATCGCTGGCCTAAGAGGTTCGGATTTTCCATTCTTTTACTGCTTATTTCTGCATTATTGCTCCTTCACCCATTTATTCCTGGATGGTTTCCTTTACTTCAAATAAACTGGTCTCTTTATGCATTTCTTATTGTACTTTTAATAATTATCCTTTTTTTACCAAACATAAAACGCATTCAGATAAAAGGTATTGAAGTAGAACTACAATCTCCTCCCCCCTATGAGCCTGTTCTATCTCCTACGGTAATGGAAGAAATAATGAAGGAAATAGAAGCAAAATATACGAAATTAGAATAA
- a CDS encoding AbiJ-NTD4 domain-containing protein, producing MELFSQRKGIKPVKSIIQVENIDEDLRIGLWNALTRFYWEQVTDKLIPFNKSIGILFRKIWLDYFKSPLDTLKDYWPDTYEKIRKYFFDSEWYEVYDFIEFIANNYPGEYLNNNFMKYCNTILERELSAYRFVGGKIAQITSEEEISEIEETLKITEPLKAVNTHIKRALDLLADRKAPDYRNSVKESISAVEAISNLIANKKKATLGQALKAIESKVSLHPALKNAFSSLYGYTSDADGIRHALLSESNLSFEEAKFMLVSCSAFVNYLISKASKAGIKLEGHEK from the coding sequence ATGGAGTTATTTTCTCAAAGAAAAGGGATCAAACCAGTTAAAAGTATCATCCAAGTAGAGAATATAGACGAGGATTTGCGTATTGGTTTGTGGAATGCTTTAACAAGGTTCTACTGGGAACAGGTAACAGATAAGTTGATTCCTTTTAACAAAAGCATTGGTATTCTATTTAGAAAAATCTGGCTCGATTATTTTAAAAGTCCTCTCGATACTCTAAAGGATTATTGGCCTGATACTTATGAGAAAATTCGGAAATATTTCTTTGATTCTGAATGGTACGAGGTTTATGACTTTATAGAGTTTATTGCCAATAATTACCCTGGTGAGTATCTAAATAATAATTTTATGAAATATTGTAATACTATTTTGGAGCGAGAATTATCTGCATATCGTTTTGTTGGAGGTAAAATTGCGCAAATAACCTCGGAAGAGGAAATTTCAGAAATAGAAGAAACGTTAAAAATTACCGAACCTTTAAAAGCGGTTAACACCCACATAAAAAGAGCTTTGGATTTACTAGCAGACAGGAAGGCGCCAGATTACAGAAATTCAGTTAAAGAGTCCATAAGCGCAGTAGAAGCTATTTCCAACCTTATAGCAAATAAGAAAAAAGCAACGTTAGGGCAGGCATTGAAAGCAATAGAGTCTAAGGTTAGTTTACACCCTGCTTTAAAGAACGCATTTAGTAGTTTATATGGGTATACAAGTGATGCCGACGGAATACGTCATGCTTTACTTAGTGAATCTAACCTTAGTTTTGAAGAGGCAAAATTTATGTTAGTTTCATGTTCTGCTTTCGTCAATTATCTTATTAGTAAAGCATCAAAAGCAGGAATTAAATTAGAAGGTCACGAGAAATAA
- a CDS encoding glycosyltransferase, which produces MKVLFITNLLPFSHNPARGIFITNRLKTMQSFNINFVVYGITSKDSFGIKLLKKILSIPSVNSTDSFYEVDGVKYKYAFFSRSLGDVFNSRVLKKNNQIKDSKEVAEDLFNKIKDDEFDIIHAHGMYDAPAGLVAKVLSEKLNIPYVVTCHGSDINLAMPKAKELYVDILENAARVIFVSNALLNKAKSFGYAGENSVVIPNGIEPDIFKPLDKEKIKEELGLSKKVVGFVGGLKKVKRADKLPDIFSYISSIYDTEFLVVGNGELKENIENECKKRRLKVNFVGSVSHEEVPYYMNAMDVMILPSRNEGFGAVVIEAQGCGVAVVGSGNGGIPEAIGDGGVVVKEGEEFEKRFAESVVKLLENPIDGSYLRNRALGFSWESIVEKEIEVYNEALNRFGGSNA; this is translated from the coding sequence GTGAAGGTATTGTTCATAACGAATTTGTTGCCATTTTCTCATAATCCTGCACGTGGAATTTTCATAACAAATAGGCTTAAAACTATGCAGAGTTTTAATATAAACTTCGTTGTTTATGGTATTACTTCTAAAGATTCTTTTGGAATAAAACTTTTGAAAAAGATTCTTTCTATACCAAGCGTAAATTCTACTGATTCATTTTATGAAGTCGATGGTGTAAAATACAAATATGCGTTTTTTAGTAGAAGTTTAGGTGATGTCTTTAATTCGAGAGTATTGAAGAAAAATAATCAAATTAAAGATTCAAAAGAAGTTGCAGAGGATCTGTTTAATAAAATTAAGGATGACGAGTTTGATATAATCCATGCCCATGGGATGTATGACGCACCTGCTGGATTAGTTGCTAAAGTATTGTCTGAAAAGTTAAATATTCCGTATGTAGTTACTTGCCATGGTAGTGATATAAACTTAGCAATGCCTAAGGCAAAAGAATTGTACGTTGATATTTTAGAAAATGCTGCAAGGGTCATCTTTGTAAGTAATGCCTTATTAAATAAAGCTAAATCTTTTGGATATGCTGGTGAGAATTCTGTTGTTATTCCCAACGGAATTGAACCAGATATCTTTAAACCTTTGGATAAAGAAAAGATAAAAGAAGAACTGGGGTTATCTAAAAAGGTTGTTGGGTTTGTAGGTGGATTGAAGAAAGTAAAAAGGGCAGATAAATTGCCCGATATTTTTTCTTATATATCTTCAATCTACGATACTGAGTTTTTAGTTGTTGGAAATGGTGAGTTAAAAGAAAATATTGAAAATGAATGTAAGAAAAGAAGGTTGAAGGTTAATTTTGTTGGAAGTGTTTCTCATGAAGAGGTACCTTATTATATGAATGCGATGGATGTGATGATACTTCCAAGTAGGAATGAAGGATTTGGGGCTGTTGTTATAGAAGCACAGGGGTGTGGGGTGGCTGTTGTTGGTAGCGGTAACGGAGGTATACCTGAGGCAATTGGAGATGGAGGAGTAGTTGTCAAGGAAGGAGAAGAGTTTGAAAAAAGGTTTGCTGAATCGGTTGTAAAATTATTAGAAAATCCAATTGATGGTAGTTATTTAAGAAATAGGGCTTTGGGGTTTTCGTGGGAGAGTATTGTAGAAAAGGAAATAGAGGTGTATAACGAAGCTTTAAATAGATTTGGAGGAAGTAATGCCTAA
- a CDS encoding DUF4209 domain-containing protein codes for MVSIKKKDRGDNYRNDIAHGLLSLEAFTKEKVQLLLLILIQLASYSITKKDK; via the coding sequence TTGGTATCAATCAAAAAGAAGGATAGAGGAGACAACTATCGGAATGATATTGCTCATGGACTTTTGTCATTAGAAGCTTTTACAAAAGAAAAGGTTCAACTACTACTTTTGATCTTAATACAATTAGCTTCATATAGTATCACTAAAAAGGATAAATAG